A genomic stretch from Brachyhypopomus gauderio isolate BG-103 unplaced genomic scaffold, BGAUD_0.2 sc37, whole genome shotgun sequence includes:
- the smc3 gene encoding structural maintenance of chromosomes protein 3 translates to MYIKQVIIQGFRSYRDQTVVDPFSPKHNVIVGRNGSGKSNFFYAIQFVLSDEFSHLRPEQRLALLHEGTGPRVISAFVEIIFDNSDNRLPIDKEEVSLRRVIGAKKDQYFLDKKMVTKNDVMNLLESAGFSRSNPYYIVKQGKINQMATAPDSQRLKLLREVAGTRVYDERKEESISLMKETEGKREKINELLKYIEERLHTLEDEKEELAQYQKWDKMRRALEYTIYNQELNETRAKLDELSTKRETCGDKSRQLRDAQQDARDKVEETERVVRELKARISAMKEEKEQLSAERQEQIKQRTKLELKAKDLQDELAGNSEQRKRLLKERQKLLEKIEEKQKELQETEPKFNTVKEKEEKGIARLAQATQERTDLYAKQGRGSQFTSKEERDKWIKKELKSLDQAINDKKRQINAIHKDLEDTEANKERNLEQYNKLDQDLNEVKTRVEELDKKYYEVKNRKDELQSERNYLWREENAEQQALAAKREDLEKKQQLLRAATGKAILNGIDSINKVLEHFRRKCINQHVINGYHGIVMNNFECEPAFYTCVEVTAGTRLFYHIVETDEVSTKILMEFNKMNLPGEVTFLPLSKLDVRDTAYPETNDAIPMISKLRYSPNFDKAFKHVFGKTLICRSMEVSTQLARAFTMDCITLEGDQVSHRGALTGGYYDTRKSRLELQKDMRKAEEELTELEAKLNENLRRNIERINNEIDQLMNQMQQIETQQRKFKASRDSILSEMKMLKEKRQQSEKTFMPKQRSLQSLEASLHAMESTRESLKAELGTDLLSQLSLEDQRRVDDLNDEIRQLQQDNRQLLNERIKLEGIMTRVETYLNENLRKRLDQVEQELNELRETEGGTVLTATTSELDGINKRIKDTMARSEDLDVLIDKTEVEIKDHVKSMERWKNIEKEQNEAINHDTKELEKMTNRQGMLLKKKEECMKKIRELGSLPQEAFEKYQTLTLKQLFRKLEQCNTELKKYSHVNKKALDQFVNFSEQKEKLIKRQDELDRGYKSIMELMNVLELRKYEAIQLTFKQVSKNFSEVFQKLVPGGKATLVMKKGDAEGGQSQDEGEGGTDSERGSASQSSVPSVDQFTGVGIRVSFTGKQGEMREMQQLSGGQKSLVALALIFAIQKCDPAPFYLFDEIDQALDAQHRKAVSDMIVELAGHAQFITTTFRPELLESADKFYGVKFRNKVSHIDVISAEQAKDFVEDDTTHG, encoded by the exons GTCATCATCCAGGGTTTCCGCAGTTACAGGGACCAGACTGTGGTCGACCCCTTCAGCCCCAAACACAATGTTATTG TGGGAAGAAATGGATCCGGCAAGAGTAACTTCTTTTATG CCATCCAGTTTGTGCTGAGCGATGAGTTCAGTCACCTGCGGCCGGAGCAGCGCCTGGCCCTGCTTCAC GAAGGCACCGGTCCCCGCGTCATTTCGGCTTTTGTGGAAATCATATTCGACAACTCGGACAACAGATTGCCG ATTGACAAAGAGGAGGTGTCCCTGCGACGTGTCATCGGAGCAAAAAAGGACCAGTATTTCCTCGACAAGAAAATGGTGAC TAAGAACGACGTGATGAACTTGCTGGAGAGTGCAGGTTTCTCGCGCAGTAACCCCTACTACATCGTGAAGCAGGGAAAG ATCAACCAGATGGCGACGGCCCCGGACTCCCAGCGGCTGAAGCTCCTGAGGGAGGTGGCGGGCACCAGGGTTTACGACGAGCGCAAGGAGGAGAGCATCTCCCTGATGAAGGAGACAG AGGGCAAGAGAGAGAAGATCAACGAGCTGCTGAAGTACATCGAGGAGCGTCTGCACACGCTGGAGGACGAGAAGGAGGAGCTCGCACAGTACCAGAAGTGGGACAAGATGAGGAGAGCCCTGGAATACACCATCTACAACCAGGAGCTCAACGAGACACGGGCCAAACTCGACGAG CTGTCTACTAAGAGAGAGACGTGCGGAGACAAATCGAGGCAGCTAAGAGACGCTCAGCAAGACGCCCGAGACAAAGTGGAG GAGACGGAGCGTGTGGTGCGGGAGCTGAAGGCGCGGATCTCCGCCATGAAGGAGGAGAAGGAACAGTTGAGTGCCGAGCGGCAGGAGCAGATCAAGCAGAGAACCAAACTGGAGCTCAAAGCCAAAGACCTGCAGGACGAGCTGGCAGGAAACAGCGAACAGAGG AAACGGCTgctgaaagagagacagaaactgtTGGAGAAGATCGAGGAGAAACAGAAGGAGCTGCAGGAGACTGAGCCCAAGTTCAACACggtgaaggagaaggaggagaaaggCATCGCCAG GCTGGCCCAGGCCACGCAGGAGCGCACGGACCTGTACGCCAAGCAGGGCCGCGGCAGCCAGTTCACCTCCAAGGAAGAGAGGGACAAGTGGATCAAGAAGGAGCTGAAGTCCCTGGACCAGGCCATCAACGACAAGAAGAGACAGATCAACGCCATCCACAAAGACCTGGAGGACACAGAGGCCAACAAGGAGAGGAACCTGGAGCAGTACAAC AAACTGGACCAGGACCTGAACGAGGTGAAGACGCGCGTGGAGGAGCTGGACAAGAAATATTACGAGGTGAAGAACCGGAAGGATGAGCTGCAGAGTGAGAGGAA cTATCTCTGGAGGGAAGAGAACGCAGAGCAGCAGGCCCTCGCAGCCAAGAGAGAAGACCTGGAGAAGAAGCAACAGTTACTACGTGCGGCCACCGGGAAG gCCATCCTAAACGGTATCGACAGCATCAACAAGGTGCTGGAGCACTTCCGCCGCAAATGCATCAACCAGCACGTCATCAATGGTTACCATGGCATCGTCATGAACAACTTTGAGTGCGAGCCGGCCTTCTACACCTGCGTGGAGGTGACCGCCGGAACCAG gttgtTTTACCATATCGTAGAGACCGATGAGGTAAGCACTAAGATTCTGATGGAGTTCAATAAGATGAACCTGCCAGGAGAGGTCACCTTCCTGCCCCTCAGCAAACTGGACGTCCGGGACACTGCATACCCCGAGACCAAC GACGCCATCCCAATGATCAGCAAACTGCGCTACAGCCCAAACTTTGATAAGGCCTTCAAGCACGTGTTTGGTAAGACCCTCATCTGCCGCAGTATGGAGGTCTCCACCCAGCTGGCCCGGGCCTTCACCATGGACTGCATCACTCTGGAAG GTGACCAGGTGAGCCACCGCGGCGCTCTGACGGGCGGCTACTACGACACCCGTAAGTCTCGTCTGGAGCTCCAGAAGGACATGCGCAAGGCGGAGGAGGAGCTCACCGAGCTGGAGGCCAAACTCAACGAGAACCTGCGCAGGAACATCGAAC GCATCAACAACGAGATCGATCAGCTGATGAACCAGATGCAGCAGATCGAGACGCAGCAGAGGAAGTTCAAGGCGTCCAGGGACAGCATCCTCTCAGAGATGAAGATGCTGAAGGAGAAGAGGCAGCAGTCCGAGAAGACCTTCATGCCGAAG CAACGCAGTCTGCAGAGTCTGGAGGCGAGTCTTCACGCAATGGAGAGCACACGTGAGTCTCTGAAGGCGGAGCTCGGCACGGACCTGCTCTCCCAGCTCAGCCTGGAGGACCAGCGTCGCGTCGACGACCTCAACGACGAGATCAGGCAGCTGCAGCAG GACAACAGGCAGCTTCTGAACGAGAGGATCAAGCTGGAGGGCATCATGACCAGAGTGGAGACGTACCTGAACGAGAACCTTCGCAAGCGCCTGGaccaggtggagcag GAGCTGAACGAACTCCGGGAGACGGAAGGGGGGACGGTCCTCACGGCCACCACTTCAGAACTGGACGGCATCAACAAGCGCATTAAGGACACCATGGCGCGCTCCGAGG ACCTGGACGTGCTGATCGACAAGACGGAGGTGGAGATCAAAGACCACGTGAAGAGCATGGAGCGCTGGAAGAACATCGAGAAGGAGCAGAACGAGGCCATCAACCACGACACCAAGGAGCTGGAGAAGATGACCAACCGGCAGGGCATGCTGctgaagaagaaggaggagtgCATGAAGAAGATACGCGAGCTGGGCTCCCTGCCGCAGGAGGCCTTCGAGAAGTACCAGACCCTCACGCTCAAACAG ctCTTCCGTAAGCTGGAGCAGTGCAACACCGAGCTGAAGAAGTACAGCCACGTGAACAAGAAGGCTCTGGACCAGTTTGTGAACTTCTCCGAGCAGAAGGAGAAGCTGATCAAGAGGCAGGACGAGCTGGACAGGGGCTACAAGTCCATCATGGAGCTGATGAACGTGCTGGAGCTGCGCAAATACGAGGCCATCCAGCTCACCTTCAAACAG GTGTCCAAGAACTTCAGCGAGGTCTTCCAGAAGCTGGTGCCGGGCGGGAAGGCCACTCTGGTGATGAAGAAAGGAGACGCCGAAGGGGGGCAGTCCCAGGACGAGGGCGAGGGCGGGACCGACAGTGAGAGAGGCTCTGCCTCCCAGAGCAGCGTGCCCAGTGTCGACCAGTTCACCGGAGTCGGGATCCGG GTGTCCTTCACAGGTAAGCAGGGggagatgagagagatgcagcagCTGTCAGGAGGACAGAAGTCCCTGGTGGCCCTGGCCCTCATCTTCGCCATCCAGAAGTGTGACCCCGCCCCCTTCTACCTCTTCGACGAGATCGACCAGGCCTTAGACGCCCAGCACAGGAAGGCCGTGTCAG ACATGATCGTGGAGCTGGCTGGGCACGCCCAGTTCATCACCACCACATTCAGGCCGGAGCTGCTGGAGTCGGCCGACAAATTCTACGGAGTCAAGTTCAGAAACAAG GTGAGTCACATCGACGTGATCTCGGCGGAGCAGGCGAAGGACTTCGTGGAGGATGACACCACTCATGGCTAA